One Bdellovibrio bacteriovorus str. Tiberius DNA segment encodes these proteins:
- the upp gene encoding uracil phosphoribosyltransferase, producing MSSKVKVIDHPLLRHKLGYLRDKNTYSQDFREIVKEISKVLVYEAMRDWQHLEKIAIETPIAKTEAQRIVRAPVVVSIMRAGNGMLDGALSMLPFASTGFIGIYRDKFIHNTVEYYFKMPQDIKGKDVLLCDPLIATADTMIAAIDRLKNYGVGQIKVISILTSQTGLDKVHHYHPDVEVYTVNIETEMNEMGYLVPGLGDAGDRLFQTK from the coding sequence GTGAGTTCAAAAGTCAAAGTCATCGACCATCCCCTGCTTCGTCACAAGCTGGGTTATCTGCGCGATAAAAACACCTATTCCCAGGACTTCCGCGAGATCGTCAAAGAAATCTCGAAAGTTCTGGTTTACGAGGCCATGCGCGACTGGCAGCACCTGGAAAAGATCGCCATTGAAACCCCGATCGCCAAAACCGAAGCTCAGCGCATTGTGCGCGCGCCGGTGGTGGTTTCCATCATGCGTGCTGGAAATGGCATGCTGGATGGCGCCCTTTCCATGCTGCCATTTGCAAGCACCGGATTTATCGGCATCTATCGCGACAAATTCATCCACAACACGGTGGAATACTATTTCAAGATGCCTCAGGACATCAAAGGCAAGGACGTGCTATTGTGTGATCCTTTGATCGCCACCGCCGACACCATGATTGCCGCAATTGACCGTCTTAAGAACTATGGCGTCGGTCAAATCAAAGTTATCAGCATTCTGACCAGCCAAACGGGCCTGGACAAAGTTCATCACTATCATCCGGATGTTGAAGTCTATACGGTCAACATTGAAACCGAGATGAATGAAATGGGTTATCTGGTGCCGGGCCTGGGTGATGCCGGGGACCGTCTGTTCCAAACCAAGTAG
- a CDS encoding hybrid sensor histidine kinase/response regulator: protein MTLFEWFRNKGARYFLSESEKTLLDRFEISEQRTRTILDSTYNAFIGMNSEGLITDWNLQAERTFGWKRTEVLGKELSEIVIPHKYREAHKKGLAHYLNTGEGPVLNKRMEITALHREGHEIPVEMTIFPFEHKGKHLFGSFLHDISERKATESKVRNLYQEMEQRVQERTQELALANKQLKEDANIRQRLYEQAQTANRLKDEFLATVSHELRTPLNVILGHSDILKDPATSTEEAQASINAIHRNAQIQVQIISDLLDVSRIISGKLQLHVKPIDVESVVEAAYESVQIAAKSKNIKVRVEGTERVKAVGGDPERLQQVLWNLLSNAIKFTPKGGNITVKLSNVESRVQIDVIDNGKGIDPDFLPYVFERFRQEDATTTRRYGGLGLGLAIVRHIVEGHGGTVAATSAGPNQGAKFTVSLPVLAAQLHEGFTTSHFGYENFVETNPEHPKTLDEVRIMIVDDDADTRNLLSVVLKKSGANVVTADSAQKAFDLYQVFNPQILLSDISMPDIDGYSLLKMIRTLPNTENLWAVALTAHARPEEHERALAAGFHVHIAKPVQTSELINTISDLLTAGDKNNPLIDRTL, encoded by the coding sequence ATGACGCTTTTTGAATGGTTTCGGAATAAAGGCGCGCGGTACTTTCTTTCAGAGTCCGAAAAGACTTTGCTGGATCGATTTGAAATCAGTGAACAACGCACGCGCACGATTCTGGATTCGACTTACAATGCCTTTATCGGAATGAACAGCGAAGGTTTGATCACTGACTGGAATCTTCAGGCGGAAAGAACCTTCGGATGGAAGCGCACCGAGGTGCTGGGAAAAGAGCTTTCTGAAATCGTCATCCCCCACAAATACCGTGAAGCTCACAAAAAAGGACTGGCGCACTATCTGAACACAGGCGAAGGCCCCGTTCTGAACAAACGCATGGAAATCACCGCCCTTCACCGTGAAGGCCACGAGATTCCAGTTGAAATGACCATCTTCCCGTTCGAGCATAAAGGAAAACACCTGTTTGGTTCTTTCCTGCATGATATCTCGGAACGTAAAGCTACTGAATCCAAGGTCCGCAACTTATATCAGGAAATGGAACAAAGAGTGCAAGAACGCACTCAAGAGCTGGCCCTGGCAAACAAACAACTGAAAGAGGACGCCAACATCCGCCAGCGCCTGTACGAACAGGCCCAAACGGCCAATCGGCTCAAAGACGAATTCCTGGCCACGGTTTCACATGAACTGCGCACCCCTTTAAATGTGATTCTGGGACACAGTGATATTCTGAAAGATCCCGCCACTTCCACTGAAGAAGCGCAAGCCTCTATCAACGCCATTCACCGCAACGCCCAGATTCAAGTGCAGATCATCAGCGATCTGCTGGATGTTTCTCGCATCATTTCCGGCAAACTGCAGCTGCATGTGAAACCCATTGATGTCGAGTCTGTGGTGGAGGCTGCCTATGAAAGTGTGCAGATCGCCGCCAAATCCAAAAATATCAAAGTCCGCGTCGAGGGAACTGAACGCGTCAAAGCCGTCGGTGGAGATCCTGAAAGATTGCAGCAAGTTTTATGGAATCTGCTTTCCAACGCCATCAAATTCACCCCGAAAGGGGGCAACATCACGGTCAAACTTTCCAATGTGGAATCACGCGTACAGATTGATGTGATTGACAACGGCAAAGGGATTGATCCGGATTTTCTTCCCTATGTGTTTGAACGCTTCCGCCAGGAAGACGCCACCACCACGCGCCGCTATGGCGGCCTGGGGCTGGGGCTGGCGATCGTTCGTCATATCGTCGAAGGCCATGGCGGCACGGTGGCTGCGACAAGTGCCGGTCCTAATCAAGGGGCCAAATTCACAGTGTCTTTACCCGTGCTTGCAGCACAACTGCACGAGGGTTTCACAACCAGTCACTTTGGTTACGAAAACTTTGTCGAGACCAACCCTGAACATCCAAAAACTCTGGATGAAGTCCGCATCATGATTGTTGATGACGACGCCGACACCCGAAATTTATTAAGCGTGGTTTTGAAAAAATCAGGCGCCAATGTCGTCACCGCCGACTCGGCCCAAAAGGCGTTTGATCTCTATCAGGTGTTCAATCCCCAGATTCTACTCAGCGACATCAGCATGCCGGATATTGACGGCTACAGTTTGCTTAAAATGATTCGCACTTTACCCAACACCGAAAACCTGTGGGCCGTGGCACTGACCGCCCATGCACGACCCGAAGAACATGAACGCGCCCTGGCTGCCGGATTCCATGTGCACATCGCAAAGCCGGTGCAAACTTCTGAACTGATCAACACTATTTCGGATCTGCTCACCGCTGGTGACAAGAACAACCCCCTAATCGATCGCACATTGTAA
- a CDS encoding URC4/urg3 family protein, whose amino-acid sequence MNNSHTYSAQDLDFLLSPLAIRQSAEKILELTKSGQTHFHYHDDQFEPVVDYVIEVIRQNYPALEIPFHSRWGHFRAGGIDRVKILQEQIQNFDALEKARIKLDLVITSVLLDAGAGNVWSFHEQSTQKDFARSEGLGVASFYLFMEGALSDNADKPLQATAKGLQNLTAQKISEVFQVSPQNPLVGVEGRLSLLRNLGKTITDKKDLFPGGRPGSLVDYLHLRYGKKLTGPQLLRAVLDGLCEIWPGRVKVAGVNLGDIWNYSKVPGGLAAFHKLSQWMTYSLIEPLLEAGFEITEVEKLTGLAEYRNGGLLLDRGLISLKDPGMAEQSHRPDSELIIEWRGLTVSLLDRIGQQVQTKLNKSPSEFPLAKVLEGGTWWAGRKAAKALRADSSPPLKIESDGTVF is encoded by the coding sequence ATGAATAACTCTCACACCTATTCGGCCCAGGATCTGGATTTTCTGCTGTCCCCTTTGGCCATCCGTCAAAGTGCAGAAAAGATTTTAGAACTGACCAAATCAGGCCAGACGCATTTCCACTATCACGATGATCAGTTTGAACCCGTTGTGGACTATGTGATTGAAGTGATCCGCCAAAATTACCCCGCCCTGGAAATCCCTTTCCATTCACGCTGGGGGCACTTCCGCGCTGGTGGCATTGATCGCGTGAAAATCCTGCAAGAGCAGATTCAAAACTTTGACGCCCTTGAAAAAGCCCGCATCAAGCTGGATCTGGTGATCACGTCGGTGTTGCTGGATGCCGGCGCCGGAAACGTCTGGTCTTTCCATGAACAGAGCACGCAAAAAGACTTTGCCCGCTCGGAAGGACTGGGTGTTGCGAGCTTCTATCTTTTCATGGAAGGCGCCCTTTCTGACAACGCAGACAAACCCCTGCAAGCCACGGCCAAGGGTCTGCAGAACCTGACAGCGCAAAAGATTTCAGAAGTGTTCCAGGTCAGTCCCCAGAATCCTTTGGTGGGTGTTGAGGGTCGACTGTCCCTGTTACGAAACTTGGGTAAAACCATCACTGACAAAAAAGACCTGTTCCCCGGTGGACGTCCCGGCAGTCTGGTGGACTATCTGCATTTGCGCTATGGAAAGAAATTGACCGGACCTCAGCTGCTGCGTGCGGTGCTGGATGGACTGTGTGAAATCTGGCCCGGCCGTGTGAAGGTGGCGGGCGTGAATCTGGGCGACATCTGGAACTATTCCAAAGTTCCCGGGGGCCTTGCCGCCTTCCACAAACTGTCTCAGTGGATGACCTATTCTTTGATTGAACCGCTATTGGAGGCCGGCTTTGAAATCACCGAAGTCGAAAAACTGACCGGACTTGCTGAATATCGCAATGGCGGTCTGCTGCTGGATCGCGGTCTGATTTCACTGAAAGATCCCGGCATGGCAGAACAAAGCCATCGTCCGGATTCAGAGCTGATCATTGAGTGGCGTGGCCTGACGGTGTCTTTGCTGGATCGTATTGGTCAGCAGGTTCAGACCAAGCTGAACAAGTCCCCGTCTGAATTCCCGCTGGCAAAAGTTCTGGAAGGTGGTACCTGGTGGGCCGGTCGCAAGGCCGCGAAAGCTTTGCGTGCGGACAGTTCGCCTCCGCTGAAAATTGAAAGCGACGGCACTGTTTTCTAA
- a CDS encoding biotin transporter BioY: protein MTKLHSMALLPQISSKLFTNPTTAAITSTVAGSVLLALIAQINIHLPFTPVPITGQTFGVALLSLLWGRKLATASMALYLVEGAAGLPVFAQGKAFLTMGPTVGYLLGMLLATWFVGGMADRGYTKTFKGALASAYLGSLLVFTVGALGLSFFVPFNQLLALGVLPFLPGDLLKNTLAAATASALSRRGTSD, encoded by the coding sequence ATGACCAAACTTCACAGCATGGCCCTGTTGCCGCAGATATCATCAAAGCTCTTTACAAACCCAACAACCGCAGCAATCACCTCGACCGTGGCAGGATCTGTCCTGCTGGCGCTCATAGCACAAATAAATATCCATCTCCCATTCACCCCGGTGCCGATCACTGGTCAGACTTTTGGAGTTGCACTGCTGTCACTGCTGTGGGGACGAAAGCTTGCGACGGCCAGCATGGCTCTTTACCTAGTTGAAGGTGCCGCGGGACTTCCCGTATTTGCCCAAGGTAAGGCTTTCTTAACCATGGGCCCTACCGTTGGGTATCTACTGGGAATGCTTCTGGCCACGTGGTTCGTGGGTGGCATGGCGGACCGGGGCTACACAAAGACATTTAAAGGCGCGCTAGCCTCGGCGTATCTGGGATCGCTCCTGGTTTTTACTGTCGGAGCACTCGGTCTGTCATTCTTCGTTCCCTTCAACCAGCTCCTGGCACTTGGCGTATTGCCTTTTCTACCCGGAGACCTTTTGAAGAACACCCTGGCGGCGGCAACGGCCTCTGCCTTGTCCCGCCGAGGTACAAGTGATTAA
- a CDS encoding GTP cyclohydrolase II, which yields MKRAAHVILTSHSSQVFKDSLPIHWGVKNPMHRGPVIGSLTDVKQRNAIGTHSGSYAVYRALSIAQGSYSTTHKPDLHNTDSPVRMGPFPSWSDPDKIVSIDPWGLDIPIHFKDLYEAGYDIRPTIAVTQAHLQIPEIHQAIDAGRLKVDGKIVLENKDIKVTKVALEPVWYLPGIAKRLNVDEGDLRKILFQETGGMFPELVTRPDLKVMLPPIGSTTVYIFGNPQDLSNEKIELTCRVHDECNGSDVFGSDICTCRPYLIYGIEDAARTAQRGGVGLIAYYRKEGRALGEVTKFLVYNARKRQVGGDSASTYFHRTECVAGVEDARFQELMPDILHFFGITKIHNLHSMSNMKYNAIVKSGIEVVNRISIPAELIPADAQVEIEAKKAAGYFNPGETKTTKELETVLGRPIDE from the coding sequence ATGAAAAGAGCAGCCCACGTTATTCTGACCTCTCATTCCAGCCAGGTGTTCAAGGACAGCCTGCCAATTCACTGGGGAGTCAAAAACCCCATGCACCGCGGTCCCGTCATTGGTTCATTGACCGACGTGAAACAAAGAAATGCCATCGGGACTCACAGCGGTTCCTATGCTGTTTACCGTGCGCTTTCCATTGCGCAAGGGTCTTATTCAACCACTCACAAACCTGATCTGCACAACACCGACAGTCCGGTGCGCATGGGGCCTTTCCCGTCCTGGTCCGACCCGGACAAAATCGTGTCCATTGATCCCTGGGGACTGGATATTCCTATTCACTTCAAAGATCTTTACGAAGCTGGGTATGACATCCGCCCGACTATTGCGGTGACTCAAGCCCATTTGCAGATTCCCGAAATCCATCAGGCCATTGATGCCGGCCGCTTGAAAGTGGATGGCAAAATCGTTTTGGAAAACAAAGACATCAAGGTCACCAAGGTCGCTCTGGAGCCTGTCTGGTACCTGCCAGGAATCGCCAAGCGCCTGAATGTTGACGAAGGCGACTTGCGCAAGATCCTGTTCCAGGAAACCGGAGGCATGTTCCCGGAACTGGTGACCCGTCCGGATCTTAAGGTCATGCTGCCACCTATCGGCAGCACGACTGTTTATATCTTCGGAAACCCGCAGGATCTGTCGAATGAAAAAATCGAACTGACCTGCCGGGTGCATGATGAATGCAATGGCTCGGATGTGTTTGGTTCAGATATCTGCACCTGCCGACCTTACCTGATTTACGGCATTGAAGATGCCGCCAGAACCGCCCAGCGCGGCGGTGTGGGGTTGATCGCTTACTATCGTAAAGAAGGCCGCGCCCTGGGCGAAGTCACCAAGTTCCTGGTTTACAATGCCCGGAAACGTCAGGTTGGTGGCGATTCAGCGTCCACTTACTTCCACCGCACCGAATGTGTGGCCGGGGTTGAAGACGCCAGATTCCAGGAACTGATGCCGGATATTTTGCATTTCTTTGGCATCACCAAAATCCACAACCTGCATTCCATGAGCAACATGAAATACAACGCCATCGTGAAAAGCGGCATTGAAGTCGTCAACCGCATTTCCATCCCGGCTGAACTGATTCCGGCCGATGCGCAAGTAGAAATCGAAGCCAAGAAAGCCGCGGGTTATTTCAATCCGGGCGAAACCAAAACTACCAAGGAACTTGAAACAGTTCTGGGGAGACCCATCGATGAATAA
- a CDS encoding MarR family winged helix-turn-helix transcriptional regulator: MKQYIRSMKIEKFLNQNPSFQIVVAGNAIFQKVSEGLAGHELGMMDALILVAIFFENDKAARPTQLKEAFGIPKANVSHSIRALEKKKLLKRSIHDSDARGYVLDLTPKGARTAVEVISYFDKLQGRIERKCDAKSLDSFHRTLAALASVH, encoded by the coding sequence ATGAAACAATATATTCGATCCATGAAGATAGAAAAGTTCCTGAATCAGAACCCGAGCTTTCAGATTGTTGTTGCTGGCAATGCCATTTTTCAGAAGGTCAGCGAGGGCCTTGCCGGCCATGAGCTTGGAATGATGGACGCCCTGATTCTGGTGGCGATTTTCTTTGAAAACGACAAGGCTGCGCGCCCAACCCAGCTGAAGGAAGCCTTTGGCATTCCCAAAGCAAATGTCAGCCATAGCATTCGTGCGCTTGAAAAAAAGAAATTGCTGAAAAGGTCCATCCACGATTCAGATGCCAGAGGATATGTGCTGGATTTAACCCCGAAGGGGGCACGGACTGCGGTGGAAGTGATTTCTTACTTTGATAAACTGCAAGGGCGGATCGAAAGAAAGTGCGATGCGAAATCACTGGATTCATTCCATAGAACCCTGGCAGCGCTTGCATCAGTACATTAG
- a CDS encoding CoA-acylating methylmalonate-semialdehyde dehydrogenase has protein sequence MSVKIPTTPIPCQNFVSGKFLKGSGPAMDVVSPYNGHIIGGLHASTAKDIDQAVREAHEAQKSWADVPLKERTKIMFNFRQILMRDLDEIAHLKSSESGKTFAEGKAGLMKGIEVLEFALSLQNMDLGGKMEVSRGVSCEFRREPLGVIANITPFNFPAMVPMWTIPIALTLGNAYIWKPSEKTPLTSMKIAAALQEAGLPDGLFQVLHGGKDTVDAIIDHPQVKAVGFVGSTKVAQHVYQRGTALGKRVLALGGAKNHIVLLPDANPDLTGPGISDSFTGCAGQRCMAAAVVLAVGDVDHHIQKIIQRAQSLVLGKDMGAIITKSQVQFLKDAITRAEKEGAKILLDGRNTPAPAGLDQGHWMGPTIMDNVAPNSEAATLEYFGPVLSIIRCRDITHAMQIENSNPYGNACSVFTSSGSLAEKVIRQASTGMVGVNVGVPVPREPFSFGGVNASKFGHGDITGTQSLDFWSNTKKVTMKWEKQDDNNWMS, from the coding sequence ATGAGCGTAAAAATTCCGACAACTCCGATCCCCTGCCAAAACTTTGTCAGCGGAAAGTTTCTAAAAGGTTCCGGCCCTGCGATGGATGTCGTCAGTCCTTATAATGGACACATCATCGGCGGCCTTCATGCCTCCACCGCAAAAGACATTGATCAGGCCGTCAGGGAAGCTCACGAAGCGCAAAAATCCTGGGCGGACGTACCGTTGAAAGAACGCACTAAAATCATGTTCAATTTCCGCCAGATTCTGATGCGAGATCTGGATGAAATCGCTCACCTGAAAAGTTCTGAATCCGGAAAAACCTTCGCTGAAGGCAAAGCCGGTCTTATGAAAGGCATCGAGGTTCTCGAATTTGCCCTGTCCCTGCAAAACATGGATCTGGGTGGAAAGATGGAAGTCTCTCGCGGAGTCAGTTGCGAATTCCGTCGTGAACCGTTGGGCGTCATCGCCAATATCACTCCGTTCAATTTCCCGGCAATGGTTCCGATGTGGACCATCCCTATTGCTCTGACTTTGGGGAATGCCTATATCTGGAAGCCTTCTGAAAAAACCCCGCTGACGTCGATGAAAATCGCTGCCGCCCTTCAGGAAGCCGGATTGCCGGATGGTTTGTTCCAGGTGCTTCACGGCGGCAAAGACACGGTGGATGCAATCATTGATCACCCGCAAGTCAAGGCGGTGGGCTTTGTCGGGTCTACAAAAGTGGCACAGCATGTTTATCAGCGTGGCACAGCCCTGGGAAAACGAGTGCTGGCCCTGGGTGGCGCTAAAAACCACATCGTGCTTTTGCCGGATGCAAATCCTGATCTGACCGGACCTGGCATCAGTGACTCGTTCACCGGATGCGCGGGTCAGCGCTGCATGGCCGCCGCGGTGGTTCTGGCCGTGGGTGACGTCGATCATCACATTCAAAAAATCATTCAGCGCGCACAGTCCCTGGTTCTGGGAAAAGACATGGGGGCGATCATCACCAAATCCCAGGTGCAATTCCTAAAAGACGCCATCACCCGCGCCGAAAAAGAAGGCGCGAAGATCCTGCTGGATGGCCGAAACACTCCGGCTCCGGCGGGTTTGGATCAGGGTCACTGGATGGGTCCGACGATCATGGACAATGTCGCTCCCAACAGCGAAGCCGCGACCCTGGAATATTTCGGTCCGGTTCTTAGTATCATCCGCTGCCGCGACATCACTCATGCGATGCAAATTGAAAACAGCAATCCTTATGGCAATGCCTGCTCGGTGTTCACCTCCAGCGGCAGCCTGGCTGAAAAAGTCATTCGCCAGGCCTCCACAGGCATGGTGGGTGTGAATGTCGGGGTTCCCGTACCGCGTGAACCGTTCTCTTTCGGCGGCGTCAATGCCTCCAAGTTCGGCCATGGCGATATCACGGGCACGCAGTCCCTGGATTTCTGGTCCAACACCAAAAAAGTAACCATGAAATGGGAAAAACAAGACGACAACAACTGGATGTCTTAA